Genomic segment of Synechococcus sp. A15-28:
CTGCACAGGGCCCTGTTTGGTGACGGCCAGCTCCACCTCAGGATCCAGGGGGTCGGCATTTAGGCTGCCGGGCAATACGCCATGGCGCAGGGCCTGCAGGGCCAGGATGGTTTCCACCGCACCGGCGCCCCCCAGTAGGTGGCCCAGCTGGCCCTTGGGGGCGTAAACCGGCAGATGATCGGCAGCACTGCCAAGGCTGCGCCGCAATGCTCTGGCCTCCGCCAGGTCACCGAGGCTGGTGCCGGTGGCATGGGCCTGAACACCGCAGAGGTCTGAGGGGTTCACCTTCGCCCGACGCAAGGCCTCGTCGATGGCACGGCTGGCCTGCAGCCCCTGGGGCTCGGGGGCGACGATGTGGTGGGCATCGCTGCTGCTGCCACTGGCCAGCAACCAGCCCAGGTCGGCCCCTGGAGGCGTGTCCTGTTGCCGCATCAAGGCCAGGACGCCGGCGCCTTCGGAGAGCACGAAGCCATCTCGACCGAGGCCGTAGGGCCGGGAGGCTTGATCAGGAGCGTCGTTGCGGCTGGACAGGGCGCGCATGGCTGCAAAGCCCACCAGCCCAAGTCGGTTCACCGGAGCTTCGCTGCCCCCGGCCAGCACCAGATCGGCGCGGTCGTCGTTGAGCAGCATCTGGCCCAGCATCAATGCTTCGGCGCCGGAGGCGCAGGCGGACACCGGGGTGTGGGCACCGCCGAGCAGACCGAGCTCAATGGCCACCTGGCCAGCGGCGGCATCGGGGATCAGCATCGGCACGGTGAGGGGGTTCACCCGGCTTGGTCCCCCCGTGCTGAGTTGCGTGTGTTGCTCGTGCATGGTGGCGAGGCCGCCGATGCCCGTGCCGATCACCACGGCGATGCGGCTTGGATCCAGGCCGGTGGTGATGGAGCTGGCCATGGTCCAGGCCTCCCGTGCGGCCACCAGGGCGAGCTGGGCGCAGCGATCGGAGCGGCGGCGGAGCAGGGGCGGCAGGCTGTTGAGGGCCCCCGTTGGGACGCAACCGGCCAGACGCACGGGCAGATCCTCGGTCCAGGGCGTCTGAAGGGTTTGAATGCCACTGCGGCCGGCGATCACCGCGTCCCAGGTGCTGTTGGCATCGGCCCCCAGCGGGTTGAGGGAACCCCACCCCACCACTGCTGTTGGTTCAGCTTTGAGAGCCATCGCTCTGGCGGAGACTGGGGGATTCCAGGTGCTGCTGGATGTCCGCAACCGTGCGGAACCGGAGTAGTTCCTCTTCCTTGATCCGGATGCCGAAGTTGGTGTCTGCCTCGATCAGGATTTCGTAGAACCCAAGGGAGTCAATCCCCACGTCCTCCATCAGCCGGGCATCAGGGGTGATCACGGCTGGATCGGCGCCGGAGATGCGGTGCAGCATCTCGATCAGCCGTCCCTGCAGCTCTTGCTTGTCAGGGCAGCTCTCACCCAACGCATGACCTCTCGGTGAGTAGTAAAGGTACCAGTGATGGTGGGATTACTCGTCACCTCGGTACCAGCTGAAGCGTTGGTAGACGGGCTGGTGGGGCAGGTCGATGAACAGGGCGAGCCGTTCTGGCGGCAACCGCCGCAGGTCGGCGGCCATCAGGATTTCAGTGATCTGGTTGAAGTCCAGGGCAAGGGACAGATCACAGACTTCCGAGTGCATCAAGTTGAAGTACTGACGCAGCAGCACCGGTAATCGGAAATCGTCGGAGAGGGTCTGGCGGATCTCCTGCTCGAGGGCCTGGATGTGGCCGCTGGGATGGGGGGTGTCATCGGCGTGAATGCCTGGGAAGGGATGGCGTGGGGCCGGTAAGGGGGTGTTAAGGCGCCGGTAGGGCGGACGCAGCAGGGCGCTGAGGAAGGCGGCGTTCACCGCATCGCTGTAGGCGAAGTGGTTG
This window contains:
- a CDS encoding beta-ketoacyl-[acyl-carrier-protein] synthase family protein, with product MALKAEPTAVVGWGSLNPLGADANSTWDAVIAGRSGIQTLQTPWTEDLPVRLAGCVPTGALNSLPPLLRRRSDRCAQLALVAAREAWTMASSITTGLDPSRIAVVIGTGIGGLATMHEQHTQLSTGGPSRVNPLTVPMLIPDAAAGQVAIELGLLGGAHTPVSACASGAEALMLGQMLLNDDRADLVLAGGSEAPVNRLGLVGFAAMRALSSRNDAPDQASRPYGLGRDGFVLSEGAGVLALMRQQDTPPGADLGWLLASGSSSDAHHIVAPEPQGLQASRAIDEALRRAKVNPSDLCGVQAHATGTSLGDLAEARALRRSLGSAADHLPVYAPKGQLGHLLGGAGAVETILALQALRHGVLPGSLNADPLDPEVELAVTKQGPVQLSSDQGQRLLLKNAFGFGGHNISLVLAGNTPAQHG
- a CDS encoding phosphopantetheine-binding protein; this translates as MLHRISGADPAVITPDARLMEDVGIDSLGFYEILIEADTNFGIRIKEEELLRFRTVADIQQHLESPSLRQSDGSQS